In Thauera aromatica K172, one DNA window encodes the following:
- a CDS encoding cytochrome oxidase small assembly protein — MSPSDRRTANRRTGLMLAAVAAAFFVLVILKYKVFA, encoded by the coding sequence ATGAGCCCCAGCGACCGCAGGACCGCCAACCGCCGCACCGGCCTGATGCTCGCCGCGGTGGCTGCCGCCTTCTTCGTCCTCGTCATCCTCAAGTACAAGGTCTTCGCCTGA